From one Acidibrevibacterium fodinaquatile genomic stretch:
- a CDS encoding DNA polymerase III subunit chi, with product MAEIAFYHLLRAGPEQALPALLGRTLALGERAVIRVGSEERLAALDDALWRAASPDWLPHGTSASGNADLQPIWLTLADEAPNGARFLFLIDGAESARLEQFTRVFDLFDGNDEAALAAARRRWQACKAAGHAVTYWQQGARGWEKKA from the coding sequence ATGGCCGAGATCGCGTTTTATCACCTGCTCCGCGCCGGCCCCGAACAGGCCTTGCCGGCGCTGCTTGGCCGCACCCTGGCTTTGGGCGAGCGCGCCGTCATTCGGGTCGGCAGCGAAGAGCGCCTCGCCGCCCTTGACGATGCGCTGTGGCGCGCCGCCAGCCCCGACTGGCTGCCACACGGGACGAGCGCCTCCGGCAACGCCGATCTTCAGCCGATCTGGCTCACGCTCGCCGACGAAGCGCCGAACGGCGCCCGTTTCCTGTTTCTGATCGACGGCGCCGAAAGCGCCCGCCTCGAGCAATTCACCCGCGTCTTCGATCTTTTCGACGGCAATGACGAGGCGGCGCTGGCCGCGGCGCGGCGGCGCTGGCAGGCATGCAAAGCCGCCGGGCACGCTGTCACCTACTGGCAGCAGGGTGCGCGGGGGTGGGAGAAGAAGGCGTAA
- the pyrF gene encoding orotidine-5'-phosphate decarboxylase, with protein sequence MAGNVGREVPGTMAERLIVALDLASIAEAEAMAERLAGEVSFFKLGLGLLFAPGVDGLIARLTRDGRRLFLDAKLYDIPETVSRAVTIAAARGASLITVHGDRRIMAAAVAARGAAPLQIFAVTVLTSLDDAALAEMGVGVSAQELVRRRARAAVEAGCDGIIAAAADDPNAIRRAIGAEHLLIATPGIRPAASSADDHQRLATPRAAIARGADYLVVGRPIVAAPDPSAAARAIIAEMAAA encoded by the coding sequence ATGGCGGGCAACGTGGGACGCGAGGTTCCGGGGACGATGGCCGAGCGGCTGATCGTCGCCCTCGATCTCGCGAGCATCGCCGAGGCCGAGGCGATGGCCGAGCGGCTTGCGGGCGAGGTGTCGTTTTTCAAGCTCGGGCTTGGCCTGCTCTTTGCCCCTGGCGTCGATGGCCTCATCGCCCGGCTGACGCGGGATGGGCGGCGGCTCTTTCTCGATGCCAAGCTCTATGACATTCCGGAAACCGTGAGCCGCGCCGTCACCATCGCCGCCGCGCGCGGGGCGAGCCTGATCACGGTTCATGGCGATCGGCGGATCATGGCGGCGGCGGTTGCGGCGCGCGGCGCGGCGCCGTTGCAGATCTTCGCGGTCACCGTGCTCACCAGCCTCGATGATGCGGCGCTGGCCGAGATGGGGGTGGGGGTTTCGGCGCAGGAATTGGTGCGCCGCCGCGCCCGCGCCGCCGTCGAGGCCGGGTGCGATGGCATCATCGCTGCCGCCGCCGACGATCCCAACGCCATCCGCCGCGCCATCGGCGCCGAGCATCTGCTGATCGCAACCCCCGGCATCCGCCCGGCGGCGAGCAGCGCCGATGATCATCAGCGGCTGGCGACACCGCGGGCGGCGATCGCGCGGGGCGCCGATTATCTCGTCGTCGGCCGCCCGATCGTCGCCGCACCCGACCCCAGCGCTGCGGCGCGCGCGATCATCGCCGAGATGGCGGCGGCGTGA
- a CDS encoding CvpA family protein codes for MTWVDLAALGVVAVSALLAFGRGFVREALGIGAWVGAAVLATHYFELARPHVREWIPDIGIADPVAFALVFLAGLIVFSLIAGTLARVVRTSLLGGLDRTLGLVFGIVRGFALLVVAYIIGGMLLPPERWPSPVLAARSLPYISRGAQWAIGELPAEFRPRLALPPEQHALGIEDLLRAAPAGYALGARAARAAEETGSR; via the coding sequence ATGACATGGGTTGATCTCGCGGCGCTCGGCGTGGTGGCGGTCTCGGCCCTGCTCGCCTTTGGGCGCGGCTTCGTGCGCGAGGCGCTCGGCATCGGCGCCTGGGTGGGGGCGGCGGTGCTGGCGACCCATTATTTCGAGCTTGCGCGCCCGCATGTGCGCGAATGGATCCCGGATATCGGCATCGCCGATCCGGTCGCTTTCGCCCTCGTCTTTCTCGCCGGGCTGATCGTGTTTTCGCTGATCGCCGGCACGCTCGCCCGCGTCGTCCGCACCTCGCTCCTCGGCGGGCTCGACCGCACGCTCGGCCTCGTTTTCGGGATCGTGCGCGGTTTCGCGCTGCTGGTCGTCGCCTATATCATCGGTGGGATGCTGCTCCCCCCGGAACGCTGGCCTTCGCCGGTTTTGGCGGCGCGCAGCCTTCCCTATATCTCACGCGGCGCGCAATGGGCGATCGGAGAGCTGCCGGCGGAGTTCCGCCCACGCCTCGCGCTGCCGCCGGAGCAGCACGCGCTCGGGATCGAGGATTTGCTGCGCGCCGCCCCCGCCGGCTACGCGCTCGGCGCCCGCGCGGCGCGCGCGGCAGAGGAGACAGGATCGCGATGA
- the purF gene encoding amidophosphoribosyltransferase codes for MMPNPLAPRDADDDTLHEECGVFGVWNATDAAALTALGLHALQHRGQEATGIVSYDGQQFHSHRGLGLVGDNFGDAKVIAGLPGPHAIGHNRYATTGETVLRNVQPLYGDFEFGGLAVGHNGNLTNAHSLRRALVRRGCLFQSTTDSEVFVHLIAISLYSTVVDRLIDALKQVVGAYSLVALTKEALFGARDPLGVRPLILGRLGSGWVLTSESCGLDIVGAEFVRDVEPGEVVVIDDAGVHSIKPFGRNRPRFCVFEYIYFARPDSVMEGVPVYAARKAIGVELARESGVAADVVVPVPDSGVPAAMGYAEESGIPFELGIIRNHYVGRTFIEPTDQIRHLGVRLKHSANRPVLEGRRVVLVDDSIVRGTTSRKIVEMVRAAGAREVHLRISSPPTTHSCFYGIDTPEQNQLLAARHDLAAMARLIGVESLAFISIDGLYRALGRDGRDETAPYYCDACFTGDYPIPLADQIDNESRQLSLLAEHH; via the coding sequence ATGATGCCGAACCCCCTAGCCCCCCGCGACGCCGACGACGATACCTTGCATGAGGAATGCGGCGTTTTCGGCGTCTGGAACGCAACCGACGCGGCGGCGCTGACCGCGCTCGGCCTGCACGCGCTCCAGCATCGCGGCCAGGAAGCGACCGGCATCGTGAGCTATGACGGCCAGCAATTCCACTCCCATCGCGGGCTCGGCCTGGTCGGCGATAATTTCGGCGACGCCAAGGTGATCGCCGGTCTCCCCGGGCCGCACGCGATCGGGCACAACCGCTACGCGACGACCGGCGAGACGGTGCTCCGCAACGTCCAGCCGCTCTATGGCGATTTCGAGTTCGGCGGCCTCGCCGTCGGCCATAATGGCAATCTCACCAATGCCCATAGCCTGCGTCGTGCCCTGGTCCGGCGCGGCTGCCTGTTCCAGTCCACCACCGATTCCGAAGTCTTCGTCCATCTCATCGCGATCAGCCTCTATTCCACCGTCGTCGACCGGCTGATCGATGCGTTGAAACAGGTGGTCGGCGCTTATAGCCTGGTCGCGCTGACCAAGGAGGCGCTGTTCGGCGCGCGCGACCCGCTCGGCGTGCGCCCGCTCATTCTCGGCCGGCTCGGCAGCGGCTGGGTGCTGACCAGCGAGAGTTGCGGTCTCGATATCGTCGGCGCGGAATTCGTGCGCGACGTCGAGCCCGGCGAGGTGGTGGTGATCGACGATGCCGGCGTCCATTCCATCAAGCCGTTTGGGCGCAACCGCCCGCGTTTTTGTGTTTTTGAATATATTTACTTCGCCCGTCCCGATTCGGTGATGGAAGGGGTGCCGGTCTATGCGGCGCGCAAAGCCATCGGTGTCGAACTCGCGCGCGAAAGCGGGGTCGCGGCCGATGTCGTGGTGCCGGTGCCCGATTCCGGGGTGCCGGCGGCGATGGGATACGCCGAGGAAAGCGGCATCCCGTTCGAACTCGGCATCATCCGCAACCATTATGTCGGCCGCACCTTCATCGAGCCGACCGATCAGATCCGCCATCTCGGCGTGCGGCTCAAACATTCCGCCAACCGCCCGGTGCTTGAAGGCCGGCGCGTGGTGCTGGTCGATGATTCGATCGTGCGCGGCACGACGAGCCGCAAAATCGTCGAAATGGTCCGCGCCGCCGGCGCGCGCGAGGTGCATCTGCGCATCTCCTCGCCGCCGACGACGCATTCCTGCTTTTACGGCATCGACACACCCGAGCAGAACCAGCTCCTCGCCGCCCGCCACGATCTTGCGGCGATGGCGCGGCTGATTGGCGTCGAAAGCCTCGCCTTCATCTCGATCGACGGGCTTTACCGCGCTCTCGGCCGCGACGGGCGCGACGAGACGGCGCCATATTACTGCGATGCCTGCTTCACCGGCGACTACCCGATCCCGCTCGCCGACCAGATCGACAACGAAAGCCGCCAGCTCAGCTTGCTGGCCGAGCATCATTGA
- a CDS encoding SDR family NAD(P)-dependent oxidoreductase has translation MADTAPALPLAGRIALVTGASRGLGRAVAIELARAGAHLVITARSQGGLEETDDLIRAAGGQATLLPLDLENGEALDALGPSLFERFRRLDILVHCAASLGRLTPAPHILPKDWADVVAVNLASTWRLIRSCGPLLAIAEAGRAVFVTDDPAATPRAYWGAYGATKAGAANLVRAWAAEIEGGRLRVELFNPGPMATRLRAAAMPGEDPKTLPRPETVAPRLVALCLA, from the coding sequence ATGGCGGATACCGCGCCGGCGCTGCCGCTCGCCGGCCGCATCGCCCTCGTCACCGGGGCGAGCCGCGGCCTCGGCCGTGCTGTCGCCATCGAACTCGCCCGTGCCGGCGCCCATCTGGTGATCACGGCGCGCAGCCAGGGCGGGCTCGAGGAGACCGACGATCTGATCCGCGCCGCCGGCGGGCAGGCGACGCTGCTGCCGCTCGATCTCGAAAATGGCGAGGCGCTCGATGCGCTCGGGCCGAGCCTTTTTGAGCGCTTCCGCCGGCTCGATATTTTGGTCCATTGCGCGGCAAGCCTCGGGCGGCTGACCCCGGCGCCGCATATCCTGCCCAAGGATTGGGCGGACGTCGTCGCGGTCAATCTCGCGAGCACCTGGCGCCTGATCCGCAGTTGCGGCCCGCTGCTTGCCATCGCCGAGGCCGGGCGGGCGGTGTTCGTCACCGACGATCCCGCCGCAACCCCCCGCGCCTATTGGGGCGCCTATGGCGCGACCAAGGCCGGTGCCGCCAACCTGGTCCGCGCCTGGGCCGCCGAGATCGAGGGTGGGCGGCTCCGCGTCGAACTCTTCAATCCCGGCCCGATGGCAACCCGTCTGCGCGCCGCCGCCATGCCCGGCGAAGACCCCAAAACCCTCCCCCGCCCGGAAACCGTCGCGCCACGCTTGGTGGCATTGTGTTTGGCGTGA
- a CDS encoding SDR family NAD(P)-dependent oxidoreductase — MEMKDCNVVLTGGASGIGKATALLLAREGARVFIGDVNEAAGRAMAEDARGQGLAITWMPLELTDPASVAGFAEAVQRQAERVDGLVNAAGWDIIQPFLQNTPEFWDRVMGINLLGAIRLTRLILEKMVGGGRAKIVNVASDAGRVGSMGETVYAAAKGGLIAFTKSLAREMARNRITVNCVCPGPTDTPLFHAQPEKMREALIRAIPLRRVAQPEEIAEAVMFFLGRRSDYITGQVLSVSGGLTMVD, encoded by the coding sequence ATGGAAATGAAGGATTGCAATGTCGTCCTCACCGGCGGGGCATCTGGCATCGGCAAGGCGACGGCGCTGCTTCTCGCCAGGGAAGGCGCGCGCGTGTTCATCGGCGACGTGAACGAGGCCGCTGGCCGCGCGATGGCAGAGGACGCGCGTGGGCAGGGCCTCGCCATCACGTGGATGCCTCTGGAGCTGACCGATCCGGCCTCGGTGGCGGGCTTCGCCGAGGCGGTGCAGCGGCAGGCGGAACGCGTGGACGGCCTCGTCAATGCCGCCGGGTGGGATATCATCCAGCCATTCCTGCAGAACACGCCGGAGTTCTGGGACCGGGTGATGGGTATCAACCTGCTCGGGGCCATTCGCCTGACACGCCTGATACTGGAGAAAATGGTCGGCGGTGGCCGCGCCAAAATCGTCAACGTCGCGAGCGATGCCGGCCGCGTCGGCAGCATGGGCGAGACGGTGTATGCCGCAGCGAAAGGCGGGCTGATTGCCTTCACGAAGTCGCTGGCGCGCGAGATGGCACGCAACCGGATCACTGTGAACTGCGTCTGCCCCGGTCCGACCGACACGCCGCTGTTTCATGCGCAGCCGGAGAAGATGCGCGAGGCCCTGATCCGCGCCATCCCCCTGCGGCGCGTGGCGCAGCCGGAAGAGATCGCGGAGGCGGTGATGTTCTTCCTCGGGCGCCGGTCGGATTATATCACGGGTCAGGTGCTGAGCGTCAGCGGCGGCCTCACGATGGTCGATTGA
- a CDS encoding enoyl-CoA hydratase/isomerase family protein has product MARQNLGDQRLGQTNQRGDRLELALACDLRVAAWEAKLGLPELRLGLLPGAGGTQRLTRLCGRAASLRLILGAEMVDGAEAKRLGLVQWGAPSSELPAAATAIARRYAALPAHAVAAAKSCITSASDPARDGFREEIEQTGALLHDDRTRVLVRGFLDRSDRNGAERWK; this is encoded by the coding sequence TTGGCGCGCCAGAACCTCGGTGACCAGCGCCTCGGGCAGACCAATCAACGCGGCGACCGCCTGGAGCTTGCGCTTGCTTGCGATCTGCGGGTGGCGGCGTGGGAGGCAAAGCTCGGCCTGCCGGAGTTGCGGCTGGGCCTGCTGCCGGGTGCCGGCGGCACCCAGCGCCTGACCCGGCTGTGCGGCCGTGCTGCGTCGCTGCGGCTGATCCTGGGTGCCGAAATGGTGGATGGCGCGGAGGCGAAGCGGCTCGGGTTGGTGCAGTGGGGCGCGCCGTCGTCCGAACTTCCCGCGGCGGCAACCGCGATTGCCCGGCGCTACGCCGCCCTGCCAGCGCACGCCGTCGCCGCCGCGAAATCATGCATCACGTCCGCCTCCGATCCGGCACGAGACGGGTTCCGTGAGGAGATCGAGCAAACCGGCGCCCTGTTGCACGACGACAGGACGCGCGTGCTCGTGCGTGGGTTTCTTGATCGATCCGACCGTAATGGGGCTGAGAGATGGAAATGA
- a CDS encoding transketolase C-terminal domain-containing protein produces the protein MIGLPEALVTEVLARQLGRKGDTVLAASAGALALGVNAAASLPPLRLAAPPVVTGARWNISGNQATGLGALKGGVGFVAAYPITPATEVLEWMAPALAKTGGMLVQAEDELAAINMVIGASFAGTPALTATSGPGLSLMIEALGLAVASETPLVVVDVMRGGPSTGIPTKSEQSDLDIAVHGLHGDAPHLVLAPNSIGDCAVTTQWAVALAETLQTVAIVLSDQALGQSRAVIAPPPAPPTLPGRLIATPTAAGYQRYAVTASGVSPMGIPGTPGARYVADGLEHNVRGVPSAQAGDHHAQLDKRARKLESFDYGEAWADREGEGEIALLTWGSATGPAREAARRARDAGIAVRLISLRLLLPARPVLLAAALDGVRRVLVIEQSHGRQFHKFLRANYDLPAEVAVISRPGPLPIRPADILARLATWE, from the coding sequence TTGATTGGTCTGCCCGAGGCGCTGGTCACCGAGGTTCTGGCGCGCCAACTCGGCCGCAAGGGCGATACCGTGCTGGCGGCCAGCGCCGGCGCCTTGGCGCTCGGCGTGAACGCCGCGGCCAGCCTGCCGCCGCTGCGTCTTGCCGCGCCGCCGGTGGTGACGGGTGCGCGCTGGAATATCAGTGGCAATCAGGCGACCGGCCTCGGCGCGCTCAAGGGCGGCGTCGGCTTCGTGGCCGCCTATCCGATCACCCCGGCGACCGAGGTGCTGGAATGGATGGCGCCGGCGCTGGCCAAAACCGGCGGGATGCTGGTCCAGGCGGAGGACGAGCTCGCCGCCATCAACATGGTGATCGGCGCGTCCTTCGCCGGCACGCCGGCGCTGACCGCGACCTCCGGTCCGGGGCTTTCGCTGATGATCGAGGCGCTCGGCCTCGCCGTCGCCTCGGAGACGCCGCTCGTCGTCGTCGATGTCATGCGGGGCGGGCCGTCCACCGGCATTCCCACCAAGTCCGAGCAAAGCGACCTCGATATCGCGGTGCATGGCCTGCACGGCGATGCCCCGCACCTGGTGTTGGCCCCGAACAGCATCGGTGACTGTGCCGTCACGACGCAATGGGCGGTGGCGCTCGCGGAAACCCTGCAGACCGTGGCGATCGTGCTCTCGGATCAGGCGTTGGGCCAATCGCGCGCCGTCATCGCGCCGCCGCCGGCGCCGCCAACCCTCCCCGGCCGGCTGATCGCGACGCCGACGGCCGCGGGCTATCAACGCTACGCCGTGACCGCGAGCGGGGTTTCGCCGATGGGGATCCCCGGCACGCCCGGCGCGCGCTATGTCGCCGACGGGCTCGAACACAACGTGCGCGGCGTGCCCTCGGCGCAGGCCGGCGATCACCATGCCCAGCTCGACAAGCGGGCCCGCAAGCTGGAGAGCTTCGATTATGGCGAGGCTTGGGCGGATCGCGAGGGCGAGGGGGAGATCGCGCTCCTCACCTGGGGATCGGCGACCGGCCCGGCGCGCGAGGCCGCGCGGCGAGCGCGGGACGCGGGCATCGCGGTGCGGCTGATCTCGCTCCGTCTCCTGCTCCCGGCGCGGCCGGTGCTGCTCGCCGCGGCACTCGACGGGGTGCGGCGGGTACTCGTCATCGAACAGAGCCATGGCCGGCAATTCCACAAATTCCTTCGTGCGAACTACGATCTGCCGGCCGAGGTCGCGGTGATCAGCCGCCCCGGGCCGCTGCCCATCCGCCCTGCCGACATCCTCGCCCGTCTCGCCACGTGGGAGTGA
- a CDS encoding thiamine pyrophosphate-dependent enzyme, protein MPDIPVLTAQDFKSDIKPIWCPGCGDYSVLTALAKACAELGRPRESIALISGIGCSSRLPAYTSVYGFHGVHGRALALAAGVKLARPDLTVIAAGGDGDGLSIGGNHFLHACRRNVDMTYILMDNQVYGMTKGQASPTTAPDWCESKLTPAGTGIAPVAPLLLALAAGVNFFARGFAGNPNELARLITAGITHPGFSVIHVLSPCVTFRAEQRAWKQAVHALDDAPATDRAAAMMRYAGDDGFTTGILYAGGNPPFMPERQHAMAAADFEAGFVVERQAAG, encoded by the coding sequence ATGCCCGACATCCCGGTTTTGACCGCACAAGACTTCAAATCCGACATCAAGCCGATCTGGTGCCCGGGCTGCGGCGATTATTCGGTGCTGACGGCGCTCGCCAAGGCCTGCGCCGAACTCGGCCGCCCGCGCGAGAGCATCGCGCTGATTTCCGGCATCGGCTGCTCCTCGCGCCTTCCCGCCTATACCAGCGTCTACGGCTTTCACGGCGTGCATGGCCGGGCGTTGGCGCTCGCCGCCGGGGTCAAGCTCGCGCGGCCCGATCTCACAGTGATCGCTGCCGGTGGGGACGGCGATGGCCTCTCGATCGGCGGCAATCATTTCCTGCATGCCTGCCGGCGCAATGTCGATATGACCTATATTCTGATGGACAATCAGGTCTATGGCATGACCAAGGGCCAGGCCTCGCCGACCACCGCGCCCGATTGGTGCGAAAGCAAGCTGACGCCGGCGGGCACCGGCATTGCGCCGGTCGCGCCGCTGCTGCTCGCGCTTGCCGCCGGGGTCAATTTCTTCGCCCGCGGCTTTGCCGGCAATCCCAATGAGCTGGCGCGCCTGATCACCGCCGGCATCACCCATCCCGGATTTTCGGTGATCCACGTGCTGAGCCCCTGCGTCACCTTCCGCGCCGAGCAGCGCGCCTGGAAACAGGCGGTTCACGCCCTCGATGACGCACCGGCAACCGACCGGGCGGCGGCCATGATGCGCTATGCCGGCGATGATGGCTTCACCACCGGCATCCTCTATGCCGGCGGCAATCCCCCCTTCATGCCGGAGCGCCAGCACGCGATGGCGGCCGCCGATTTCGAAGCCGGCTTCGTCGTGGAACGCCAAGCCGCGGGCTGA
- a CDS encoding alpha-1,4-glucan--maltose-1-phosphate maltosyltransferase: protein MEERKYNRSPQLNNNIYYLHALLSGPVSAWDKALDRCAGMGFGQVILPPLVAPGRGGQLFLAGDMDRPHPACGWHGDATALIAHLAGLCRARGVLAHVDLVLDQVAADGALRHAHADLFEAADGSAGLDPRIPRAGFGAVGALWERPDAAAALTELWITRLRDWAAAGLGGVRLIGLGAVPGAHLAALIAGVRRYAPDFRFLGWTPGVPWTHYAAWRGAGLDLVFCSLPWWNFRDGWLWNEIAALRDVAPLAAAPEVPCGQRLATQWQNPLLLRAFYLRALRLAAVLGAGWLLPMGFEYAARRALPDTDPRPDDFAAMHDDAPFDLTADIAALNALRGEIAGLDAGETQLLAGPGGDAIALLRGGAQAAALALLNTRLDATNTLRCADFLPGARVPLAGLRAGDAVLGPQDEISLAPAELRLLPTLPADWVRLPALASEKGAVAAAAAPRIAIEAISPRIPDGENYAARRIVGETVTVSADLICDGHGEMAAVLRWRAADAERWQEVPMRPLGNDRWAAEFPLARLGRHEFTIEAWCDAFATFRTELGKKHAAGLDLSLELVEGRDLVAAAAKRCKGDLAASLRAVLGRLKRAEAPERGYQILLEEATADLMRRADDRPFRVRASPPLALDAERAAAGFASWYEIFPRSMSDDRTRHGTFDDVIRHLPRISAMGFDVLYLPPIHPIGKTNRKGRNNAVIASADDPGSPYAIGAESGGHDAIHPELGTFEDFRRLRDAAAACGMEIALDFAIQCSPDHPWLRAHRGWFAWRPDGSLRYAENPPKKYEDIVNVDFYAADAVPSLWLALRDVVRFWVSQGVRLFRVDNPHTKPLPFWEWLIADIRRDDPSVVFLAEAFTRPKMMYRLAKVGFSQSYTYFTWRNTKQELQAYFTELTTTPVREYFRPHLFVNTPDINPFFLQNGGRAGFLIRAALAATLSGLWGVYCGFELCEAAALPGREEYHDSEKYQIRAWDWERPGNIVAEIAQLNRIRADNPALRTHLGVAFLTATNDSVLFYRKASADRRNVLVVAVSLDPHTVQEADVEIPLWEWGLADGDPIGAENLMTGENIILRGKWQRLRLDPSGLPFLIWRLAPLS from the coding sequence ATGGAAGAAAGAAAGTACAATAGGTCACCACAATTAAATAATAATATCTATTATCTTCATGCGTTGCTCTCTGGCCCGGTGTCGGCGTGGGATAAAGCGCTTGATCGTTGTGCCGGCATGGGTTTTGGGCAGGTTATACTGCCGCCCTTGGTTGCGCCGGGACGCGGCGGCCAGTTGTTTCTCGCCGGCGACATGGACCGGCCGCATCCGGCTTGTGGCTGGCACGGGGATGCAACGGCGCTGATCGCCCATCTGGCCGGCTTGTGTCGGGCGCGCGGCGTTCTGGCCCACGTCGATCTGGTGCTCGATCAGGTCGCGGCGGACGGTGCCTTGCGTCATGCCCATGCCGATCTTTTCGAAGCCGCGGATGGCTCCGCCGGCCTTGATCCGCGCATCCCCCGCGCCGGATTTGGCGCCGTAGGTGCGCTCTGGGAGAGGCCGGACGCCGCCGCCGCTTTGACCGAACTCTGGATCACGCGGCTGCGCGATTGGGCGGCAGCGGGGCTTGGCGGGGTGCGGCTGATCGGGCTTGGCGCCGTGCCGGGGGCGCATCTTGCCGCGCTGATCGCAGGCGTGCGGCGATATGCGCCGGATTTTCGTTTCCTCGGCTGGACACCGGGCGTGCCGTGGACGCACTACGCCGCATGGCGCGGTGCTGGGCTTGATCTCGTGTTCTGCTCGTTGCCGTGGTGGAATTTTCGTGATGGCTGGCTCTGGAACGAAATCGCGGCGTTGCGCGATGTCGCACCGCTCGCGGCGGCGCCGGAGGTGCCTTGCGGCCAGCGCCTCGCGACGCAATGGCAAAACCCGCTGCTGCTTCGAGCCTTTTATCTCCGCGCTCTGCGCCTTGCTGCGGTGTTGGGCGCCGGCTGGCTCCTGCCGATGGGGTTCGAATACGCCGCCCGCCGCGCCCTGCCCGATACCGATCCCCGTCCCGATGATTTCGCCGCCATGCACGACGACGCCCCCTTCGATCTCACCGCTGACATCGCGGCGCTCAATGCGTTGCGCGGCGAGATCGCCGGTCTCGACGCGGGGGAGACGCAGCTGCTGGCCGGGCCGGGCGGAGACGCCATTGCGCTGCTTCGAGGCGGCGCCCAGGCGGCGGCGCTTGCGCTTCTCAATACCCGCCTCGATGCGACAAACACGCTGCGTTGCGCTGATTTTCTGCCCGGCGCGCGCGTGCCGCTCGCGGGCCTGCGCGCCGGGGATGCGGTGCTCGGTCCGCAAGACGAAATTTCCCTCGCCCCGGCCGAGCTTCGCCTCCTGCCGACGCTGCCGGCGGATTGGGTGCGGCTCCCGGCTTTGGCGAGCGAGAAAGGCGCCGTGGCCGCTGCCGCCGCGCCCCGCATCGCCATCGAAGCGATCAGCCCGCGCATTCCCGATGGCGAAAATTACGCCGCGCGCCGCATCGTCGGCGAAACGGTGACGGTCTCGGCCGATCTGATCTGCGATGGCCATGGCGAAATGGCCGCGGTGCTGCGTTGGCGCGCGGCCGACGCCGAGCGGTGGCAGGAAGTGCCGATGCGGCCGCTCGGCAATGATCGCTGGGCCGCCGAATTTCCACTCGCCCGCTTGGGTCGTCACGAATTTACGATCGAGGCGTGGTGCGACGCATTCGCAACGTTTCGCACCGAACTTGGCAAAAAACATGCCGCCGGCCTCGATCTTTCGCTCGAACTGGTGGAGGGACGCGATCTGGTCGCTGCCGCCGCGAAACGATGCAAGGGCGATCTCGCGGCCTCGCTCCGGGCGGTGCTCGGGCGGCTAAAGCGTGCCGAGGCGCCGGAACGCGGCTATCAGATTTTGCTCGAGGAAGCGACGGCAGACCTGATGCGCCGCGCTGACGATCGCCCGTTCCGTGTTCGCGCCTCCCCGCCGCTCGCGCTCGATGCCGAGCGCGCGGCCGCGGGATTTGCCAGTTGGTATGAAATTTTTCCCCGCTCGATGAGCGATGATCGCACGCGGCACGGAACCTTCGATGACGTCATCCGGCACTTGCCGCGCATCAGCGCCATGGGCTTTGACGTGCTTTATCTGCCACCGATCCACCCGATCGGAAAAACCAACCGCAAAGGCCGCAACAACGCGGTGATCGCGAGCGCGGATGATCCCGGCAGCCCCTACGCGATCGGCGCCGAGAGCGGCGGACATGACGCGATCCATCCCGAACTCGGCACATTCGAGGATTTCCGCCGCCTGCGTGATGCCGCCGCGGCGTGCGGCATGGAGATCGCGCTCGATTTCGCGATCCAGTGCTCACCCGATCATCCCTGGCTTCGCGCGCATCGCGGCTGGTTTGCCTGGCGGCCGGACGGTTCGCTGCGTTATGCGGAAAACCCGCCAAAGAAATACGAAGACATCGTCAATGTCGATTTCTACGCGGCCGATGCGGTTCCCTCTCTCTGGCTTGCGCTGCGCGACGTCGTGCGGTTCTGGGTGTCTCAGGGCGTGCGGCTATTTCGCGTCGATAACCCGCACACCAAGCCGCTCCCGTTCTGGGAGTGGCTGATCGCCGATATCCGTCGCGATGACCCCAGCGTCGTGTTCCTCGCGGAAGCCTTTACCCGGCCGAAGATGATGTACCGGCTGGCGAAGGTCGGTTTTTCTCAGTCCTATACCTATTTCACTTGGCGCAACACCAAGCAAGAACTGCAAGCCTATTTCACCGAACTCACGACCACGCCGGTGCGCGAGTATTTCCGCCCGCACCTCTTCGTCAACACCCCGGATATCAACCCGTTTTTTTTGCAAAATGGCGGGCGCGCCGGCTTTCTCATCCGCGCGGCGCTGGCGGCGACGCTTTCCGGGCTTTGGGGGGTCTATTGCGGGTTTGAGCTCTGTGAGGCGGCGGCGCTGCCGGGGCGCGAGGAATACCACGATTCCGAGAAATATCAGATCCGTGCCTGGGATTGGGAGCGGCCGGGCAATATCGTCGCCGAGATCGCCCAACTCAATCGGATCCGCGCCGATAATCCGGCGCTCCGCACTCATCTCGGCGTTGCGTTCCTCACCGCGACCAATGACAGCGTGCTGTTTTACCGCAAAGCCAGTGCCGACCGTCGCAATGTTCTCGTTGTCGCGGTCAGCCTCGATCCGCATACCGTGCAGGAAGCCGATGTCGAAATTCCGCTCTGGGAGTGGGGGCTGGCAGATGGCGACCCGATCGGCGCCGAAAATCTTATGACCGGAGAAAACATCATCCTTCGCGGCAAATGGCAGCGTCTGCGGCTCGACCCATCGGGCCTCCCCTTTCTCATCTGGCGCTTGGCACCGCTGTCATGA